A section of the Verrucomicrobium sp. GAS474 genome encodes:
- the coxB gene encoding cytochrome c oxidase subunit II: MLSESFLSKWIPTLSSQSPQAAEMTRITLIVTAVCVAIFLIVTAWVIYSIVHFRDRGEAGEPSQKPLDHRIEIVWTIIPLLICVYLGWITVASLFGKNNGEPLPGAKPDIIVSGAQWWWDVRYPDLGIITANEIHIEAGKPFTVQLDSYDVIHTFWVPDVGRKQQMIPGHHNTIVFQHNVPGRYLGACAQFCGNQHAWMRLLLVVDSPADYAAWVAQQKATPKVPSGETPAIAAPAAFATKAGTAAAAVAPVSALGDLEKSIARGYKIYQDQTCGTCHRIDGVSTARYAPDLTHVASRETLGAGVITHNTPEALYLWMKNPQAIKPGCNMPNFQFSEEQAHDLTNYLETLK; the protein is encoded by the coding sequence ATGCTCTCAGAATCCTTTTTGTCCAAGTGGATCCCGACTTTATCGAGCCAGTCCCCGCAGGCCGCGGAGATGACCCGGATCACCCTCATCGTCACGGCGGTCTGCGTCGCCATCTTCCTCATCGTCACCGCCTGGGTCATCTACTCGATCGTTCACTTCCGGGACCGCGGCGAAGCCGGTGAACCGTCCCAGAAGCCTCTCGATCACCGGATCGAAATCGTCTGGACGATCATCCCCCTCCTGATCTGCGTCTACCTCGGCTGGATCACCGTCGCCAGCCTCTTCGGCAAGAACAACGGCGAGCCGCTCCCCGGAGCCAAGCCCGACATCATCGTCTCCGGCGCCCAGTGGTGGTGGGACGTCCGCTATCCCGACCTCGGGATCATCACGGCCAACGAAATCCACATCGAGGCCGGGAAGCCCTTCACCGTCCAGCTCGACTCCTACGACGTCATCCACACCTTCTGGGTTCCCGACGTCGGCCGGAAGCAGCAGATGATCCCCGGCCACCACAACACCATCGTCTTCCAGCACAACGTCCCCGGCCGCTACCTCGGGGCCTGCGCCCAGTTCTGCGGCAACCAGCACGCCTGGATGCGCCTTCTCCTCGTCGTCGACAGCCCGGCGGATTACGCCGCCTGGGTCGCCCAGCAGAAGGCGACGCCGAAGGTGCCCTCTGGCGAGACTCCCGCCATTGCCGCCCCCGCCGCTTTCGCCACGAAGGCCGGGACCGCCGCCGCTGCCGTCGCTCCTGTCTCCGCCCTAGGCGACCTCGAGAAGAGCATCGCCCGCGGCTACAAGATCTATCAGGACCAGACCTGCGGCACCTGCCACCGGATCGACGGCGTCAGCACAGCCCGCTACGCGCCCGACCTGACCCACGTCGCCTCCCGGGAGACCCTCGGCGCCGGGGTCATCACCCACAACACCCCGGAGGCGCTCTACCTCTGGATGAAGAATCCCCAAGCCATCAAGCCCGGCTGCAACATGCCCAACTTCCAGTTCAGCGAAGAGCAGGCCCACGATCTGACCAATTATCTCGAGACCCTCAAATAA
- a CDS encoding metallophosphoesterase — translation MKLHFATVVFLIALTLNGICWGLLYGFVRRLSPPWRRGLRIALACFIGFELLGFCWITIPRMMFHEAPPLPGRFLPSLILLWNLLTLPLVTAFLLVAAAIRHLVRWSGKLYRRYRTAPVPSPSPDTTTSATEEEVANPNRRQFLFRTGAALLPAVSTLGMTVAAYLQLPFFRTRKTEVLIPDLPPELDGLRIAHVSDFHAGRFIDTDYLRRITDTVNALDVDLIAFTGDLIDYNLTDLPAALDCLRGMRSRYGLWLCEGNHDLYEDADAFRAAARASGLNFLFNDSRVITVREVPVQIIGLSWETSVGPDRIDWRADTFPILLGHHPHCFDGAVAAGIPLTLSGHTHGGQIMLTKSIGCGPVFFRYWSGLYEKEECRLVVSNGAGNWFPLRINAPAEIGLVTLKRV, via the coding sequence ATGAAACTCCATTTCGCCACGGTCGTCTTCCTCATCGCGCTCACCCTCAACGGAATCTGCTGGGGATTGCTCTACGGCTTCGTCCGCCGCCTCTCGCCGCCCTGGCGTCGGGGCCTCCGCATCGCCCTCGCCTGCTTCATCGGCTTCGAGCTGCTCGGGTTCTGCTGGATCACGATCCCGCGCATGATGTTCCATGAAGCCCCGCCGCTGCCAGGCCGTTTCCTGCCGAGCCTCATCCTGCTCTGGAACCTGCTGACGCTTCCCCTGGTCACCGCGTTCCTCCTGGTGGCGGCGGCGATCCGCCACCTCGTCCGCTGGAGCGGCAAGCTCTATCGCCGCTATCGGACCGCGCCCGTGCCTTCCCCCTCCCCCGACACGACGACAAGCGCGACCGAAGAAGAAGTGGCCAACCCGAACCGCCGCCAATTCCTCTTCCGCACCGGTGCCGCCTTGCTTCCCGCCGTCTCGACCCTCGGGATGACGGTGGCAGCGTACCTCCAACTCCCCTTCTTCCGGACGCGCAAGACCGAGGTGCTGATTCCCGATCTCCCGCCGGAGCTCGACGGCCTCCGCATCGCCCATGTCAGCGACTTCCACGCGGGACGCTTCATCGATACCGATTACCTCCGGCGGATCACCGACACGGTGAACGCCCTCGACGTCGACCTCATCGCGTTCACGGGAGACCTGATCGACTACAACCTCACCGATCTTCCCGCCGCCCTCGATTGCCTGCGCGGGATGCGATCCCGCTACGGCCTCTGGCTCTGCGAGGGGAACCACGACCTCTATGAGGACGCCGACGCCTTCCGCGCCGCGGCCCGGGCCTCGGGGCTGAACTTCCTCTTCAACGATTCCCGGGTGATCACCGTCCGCGAGGTCCCGGTCCAGATCATCGGCCTCAGCTGGGAGACGAGCGTCGGTCCCGACCGGATCGACTGGCGGGCCGATACCTTCCCGATCCTGCTGGGGCATCATCCGCATTGCTTCGACGGCGCCGTCGCGGCCGGCATTCCCCTCACCCTCTCCGGCCACACGCACGGCGGGCAGATCATGCTGACGAAGTCGATCGGCTGCGGCCCCGTCTTCTTCCGGTACTGGTCGGGGCTCTATGAAAAGGAAGAGTGCCGCCTCGTCGTCTCGAACGGCGCGGGGAATTGGTTCCCCCTGCGGATCAATGCCCCGGCGGAGATCGGGTTGGTGACGTTGAAGCGGGTTTAG
- a CDS encoding DUF6504 family protein — translation MPRAFVSEPLLPLEGSFDTALMSRGEPGVPRRFRWRDREWTVAEVLDSRREFGDCSHGSGERYVRKHRYRIRTVEGWVLLVDFKRTFGRGQVTSARTRWRVFSIEEQPEDEGTRKGWPSG, via the coding sequence ATGCCCCGCGCCTTCGTCAGCGAGCCGCTCCTTCCGCTGGAGGGAAGCTTCGATACCGCCCTGATGTCCCGGGGCGAGCCGGGGGTGCCGCGCCGTTTCCGTTGGCGGGATCGGGAATGGACCGTGGCCGAGGTCCTCGACTCCCGCCGGGAATTCGGCGATTGCAGCCACGGCAGCGGCGAACGCTACGTGCGGAAGCACCGCTACCGGATCCGGACCGTCGAGGGCTGGGTCCTCCTCGTCGATTTCAAGCGGACCTTCGGGCGGGGCCAAGTCACCTCGGCCCGGACCCGCTGGCGGGTCTTCAGCATCGAGGAACAGCCAGAAGACGAGGGAACGCGCAAGGGGTGGCCTTCGGGCTAA
- a CDS encoding fumarylacetoacetate hydrolase family protein — protein MKIIRYRDAKGTLGHAEQKPDGAYRIEGDLYGDFKVTSEKVEVAQLLAPVEPAALLCIGLNYRRHAEETGAKIPTYPVLFIKNPGALQHPGRPIVLPRKLRSDAVDYECELAVVIGRRCKNVSKENALDYVLGYTAANDVSSRDWQKEKGGSQWCRGKSFDTFCPLGPVLVTKDEIPNPNSLRLSTTVSGEVLQDWNTGDMIFDVPTIIEFLSGSTTLLPGTVILTGTPQGVGMARTPARWLQPGETVTIEIEKIGKLTNPVVEEQV, from the coding sequence ATGAAGATCATCCGCTACCGCGACGCGAAGGGAACCCTCGGCCATGCCGAGCAGAAGCCCGACGGGGCCTACCGGATCGAGGGGGATCTCTACGGCGACTTCAAGGTGACTTCGGAAAAGGTTGAGGTCGCCCAGCTCCTCGCCCCCGTCGAGCCCGCCGCGCTTCTCTGCATCGGCCTCAACTACCGCCGCCACGCCGAGGAGACCGGCGCGAAGATCCCGACCTATCCGGTCCTCTTCATCAAGAACCCCGGCGCCCTCCAACACCCGGGCAGGCCGATCGTCCTCCCCCGCAAGCTGCGGAGCGACGCCGTCGATTACGAGTGCGAGCTCGCCGTCGTCATCGGCCGCCGCTGCAAGAACGTCTCGAAGGAGAACGCCCTCGACTACGTCCTCGGCTACACTGCGGCGAACGACGTCAGTTCCCGCGACTGGCAGAAGGAAAAGGGAGGCAGCCAATGGTGCCGGGGGAAGAGCTTCGACACCTTCTGCCCTCTCGGCCCCGTCCTCGTCACGAAGGACGAGATCCCGAACCCCAACTCCCTCCGCCTCAGCACCACCGTCTCGGGCGAAGTCCTCCAGGACTGGAACACGGGCGACATGATCTTCGACGTCCCGACGATCATCGAGTTCCTCAGCGGCAGCACCACCCTCCTGCCCGGCACCGTCATCCTCACCGGCACCCCCCAGGGCGTCGGCATGGCCCGGACCCCCGCCCGCTGGCTCCAGCCCGGGGAAACCGTGACGATCGAGATCGAGAAGATCGGGAAATTGACGAATCCCGTTGTCGAAGAACAGGTTTGA
- a CDS encoding polysaccharide deacetylase family protein, producing MSRVNTNLGGTSIRLRPGIAKPLPKALLSFDVEEFDLPGEYGQGNLPSEETQIDVGTRGLTAVLELLDRTGVRATFFTTAVFAAARPEMIRRIAESPLRHEVASHGWSHSSFEERDLLRSRVALQQITGKPVTGFRRARFGEFDRRALAAAGYRYDSSDNPIWLPGRYNNFKKPRTAYRLGDLGSEGVTILPVSASPLVRYPLFWLSFKHSPMALYRLASQWVLREDGYLNIFFHPWEFTSLKGFKIPFVVRRRAGEKMVARLEAYLLWLKERADFDTLADFAVRWENQQALSLFKKS from the coding sequence ATGTCGCGGGTAAATACTAACCTCGGCGGGACGAGCATCCGGCTCCGCCCCGGCATCGCGAAGCCGCTCCCCAAGGCCCTCCTGAGCTTCGACGTCGAGGAATTCGACCTCCCCGGCGAGTACGGCCAGGGGAACCTCCCTTCCGAGGAAACCCAGATCGACGTCGGCACGCGGGGCCTCACCGCCGTCCTGGAACTCCTCGACCGGACCGGCGTCCGGGCTACCTTCTTCACCACCGCCGTCTTCGCCGCGGCCCGGCCCGAGATGATCCGGCGGATCGCCGAGAGCCCGCTGCGGCACGAGGTCGCCTCCCACGGCTGGAGCCATTCCTCCTTCGAGGAGCGGGACCTCCTCCGCTCCCGGGTCGCCCTCCAGCAAATCACCGGGAAGCCGGTCACCGGCTTCCGCCGCGCCCGCTTCGGGGAGTTCGACCGCCGCGCCCTCGCCGCCGCCGGATACCGCTACGATTCCTCCGACAATCCGATCTGGCTCCCGGGCCGCTACAACAATTTCAAGAAACCGCGCACGGCCTACCGCCTCGGCGACCTCGGCAGCGAGGGGGTCACGATCCTTCCCGTCTCGGCCTCGCCCCTGGTCCGGTACCCGCTCTTCTGGCTCAGCTTCAAGCATTCCCCGATGGCCCTCTACCGCCTCGCCAGCCAGTGGGTCCTGCGGGAGGACGGCTACCTCAACATCTTCTTCCATCCCTGGGAATTCACCTCCCTGAAGGGTTTCAAGATCCCCTTCGTCGTCCGCCGCCGCGCGGGGGAGAAGATGGTCGCCCGCCTCGAGGCCTATCTCCTCTGGCTCAAGGAACGGGCCGACTTCGACACCCTTGCGGACTTCGCCGTTCGGTGGGAAAATCAGCAAGCCCTCTCCCTCTTTAAAAAATCCTGA
- a CDS encoding glycosyltransferase — MPPSSLQLSLILPIYNEENAVGRTLDELIPFAETKPEWEFVIVDDGSLDRTPALIAARLSAPGAPANVHLLALTANGGKGNAVRAGFSQAKGERLCFTDGDLPYSLDQVLHLGATLAEFDVVIGSRNLPDSKNEGVVLRRQLLGGGFNRLVRLFMGIPHRDTQAGLKGFRREVGRKLFEKMRIGGFSFDVELLYLAKKYGHRVGEIPVRVSSAHSYKTSKLKLIRDSLRMFLGLVQIRFNDVAGKY; from the coding sequence GTGCCGCCGTCCTCGCTCCAGCTTTCCCTGATCCTCCCCATCTACAACGAGGAAAACGCCGTCGGACGGACCCTGGACGAGCTGATTCCCTTCGCCGAGACGAAGCCCGAATGGGAGTTCGTCATCGTCGACGACGGCTCCCTCGACCGGACCCCCGCCCTGATCGCCGCCCGGCTCTCCGCCCCCGGCGCCCCCGCCAACGTCCACCTCCTCGCCCTGACCGCCAACGGAGGGAAGGGGAACGCCGTCCGCGCCGGGTTCTCCCAGGCCAAGGGGGAGCGCCTCTGCTTCACCGACGGCGACCTGCCCTATTCCCTCGACCAGGTCCTCCACCTCGGCGCGACGCTGGCCGAATTCGACGTCGTCATCGGCTCGCGGAACCTTCCCGACTCGAAGAACGAGGGCGTCGTCCTTCGGCGGCAGCTCCTCGGGGGCGGCTTCAACCGCCTGGTCCGGCTCTTCATGGGGATCCCCCACCGGGATACCCAGGCCGGGCTGAAGGGCTTCCGCCGCGAGGTGGGCCGGAAGCTCTTCGAGAAGATGCGGATCGGCGGCTTCTCCTTCGATGTGGAACTCCTCTATCTCGCGAAGAAATACGGCCACCGCGTCGGGGAGATCCCCGTCCGCGTCAGCTCGGCCCACAGCTACAAAACCTCGAAGCTGAAGCTCATCCGGGATTCCCTCCGGATGTTCCTCGGCCTCGTCCAGATCCGTTTCAACGATGTCGCGGGTAAATACTAA
- the ptsP gene encoding phosphoenolpyruvate--protein phosphotransferase gives MQRETNKVATETRFQGIPGSPGIATGPVLLLRQNRPNIRRRPITADKIPAELERLEVALLRTRQQILEAQERLATSVGKAEAAIFEAHLLVVEDPTILQGVKAKLAEKLISVEAVYQDITSSLADQMLALEDDYLRERAEDIHDVSRRVLQNLRAPGEAGVEISQPCIVVADALSLTDLMATDRSALLGFATEQGNRMSHAAIIARSLNIPAVVGLRDVVDQIENGMEVLLDGITGLLILLPNEQTKFEYGQMEERRHRVEEQLDTLRDTLAATRDGHRVIISANVELPEDFPHVAESGAEGIGLYRTEFLFINRNDLPGEEEQCEVYRKAAQTAKPHSIIIRTLDVGGDKAAVLITGDEPEANPFLGWRGIRLCLDRLDVFKTQLRAIARASVEGNVRVMFPMVSDIAEIRRSKALFLEALAEIRAEGVPVPEKVEIGVMIEVPSAALTADILAKEVDFFSIGTNDLVQYTMAVDRLNERVASLYQPCHPAVLRLIARVAEEAHKNGIWAGICGEMASDVLLTPLLIGLGIDELSMGSVSVPRVKKAIQSVNREECAEIARTYLAASTHDEIVKGLAEFAKKTYPDLII, from the coding sequence GTGCAACGCGAAACAAACAAGGTTGCCACCGAGACTCGATTTCAAGGCATTCCCGGCTCCCCGGGGATCGCCACCGGCCCGGTTCTCCTGCTGAGGCAGAACCGCCCCAACATCCGCCGCCGTCCGATCACGGCCGACAAGATTCCCGCCGAGCTGGAGCGACTCGAAGTCGCCCTCCTCCGCACCCGCCAGCAGATCCTCGAGGCCCAGGAACGCCTCGCCACCTCGGTCGGCAAGGCCGAGGCCGCCATCTTCGAGGCCCACCTCCTCGTCGTCGAGGACCCCACGATCCTCCAGGGCGTGAAGGCGAAGCTCGCCGAGAAGCTCATCTCCGTCGAGGCCGTCTACCAGGACATCACCAGCAGCCTGGCCGACCAGATGCTCGCCCTCGAGGACGATTACCTCCGCGAGCGGGCCGAGGACATCCACGACGTCAGTCGCCGCGTCCTCCAGAACCTCCGCGCGCCGGGCGAGGCCGGGGTCGAGATCTCCCAGCCCTGCATCGTCGTCGCCGACGCCCTGAGCCTCACCGATCTCATGGCGACCGATCGCTCCGCCCTTCTCGGCTTCGCCACGGAGCAGGGGAACCGGATGTCCCACGCGGCGATCATCGCCCGCTCCCTGAACATCCCCGCCGTCGTCGGTCTGCGCGACGTCGTCGACCAGATCGAGAACGGCATGGAGGTGCTGCTCGACGGCATCACCGGCCTCCTCATCCTTCTGCCGAACGAGCAGACGAAGTTCGAGTACGGGCAGATGGAGGAGCGCCGCCACCGCGTCGAGGAGCAGCTCGACACCCTGCGGGACACCCTCGCGGCGACGAGGGACGGCCACCGCGTCATCATCTCGGCCAACGTCGAGCTGCCGGAGGACTTCCCCCACGTCGCGGAGAGCGGCGCCGAGGGGATCGGCCTCTACCGCACCGAGTTCCTCTTCATCAACCGCAACGACCTCCCGGGCGAGGAGGAGCAGTGCGAGGTCTACCGCAAGGCCGCGCAGACCGCGAAGCCCCATTCGATCATCATCCGCACCCTCGACGTCGGCGGCGACAAGGCCGCCGTCCTCATCACCGGGGACGAGCCCGAGGCCAATCCCTTCCTCGGCTGGCGCGGCATCCGCCTCTGCCTCGACCGCCTCGACGTCTTCAAGACCCAGCTCCGCGCCATCGCCCGCGCCAGCGTCGAGGGGAACGTCCGGGTCATGTTCCCGATGGTCAGCGACATCGCCGAGATCCGCCGCTCGAAGGCCCTGTTCCTCGAGGCCCTCGCCGAGATCCGCGCCGAGGGCGTCCCCGTCCCGGAAAAGGTCGAGATCGGCGTCATGATCGAGGTTCCCTCGGCGGCCCTCACGGCCGACATCCTCGCGAAGGAAGTCGACTTCTTCAGCATCGGGACGAACGACCTCGTCCAATACACGATGGCCGTCGACCGCCTCAACGAGCGCGTTGCCTCCCTCTATCAGCCGTGCCATCCCGCCGTCCTCCGCCTCATCGCGCGGGTCGCCGAGGAAGCCCACAAGAACGGCATCTGGGCCGGCATCTGCGGCGAAATGGCGAGCGACGTCCTCCTCACCCCCCTCCTCATCGGCCTCGGCATCGACGAGTTGAGCATGGGCTCCGTCTCCGTCCCCCGGGTGAAGAAGGCGATCCAGAGCGTCAACCGCGAGGAATGCGCCGAGATCGCCCGGACCTACCTTGCGGCCTCGACCCATGACGAAATCGTCAAGGGTCTCGCCGAGTTCGCGAAGAAGACCTATCCCGACCTCATCATTTGA
- a CDS encoding HPr family phosphocarrier protein, whose protein sequence is MSSVAAKKGEAGGAKITREVVILNKLGMHARPAAMFVRVANKFSADLIVEKDGEEVNGKSIMGLMLLAAGCGSRLKLTAVGDDAANALKDIEEIISRKFDEE, encoded by the coding sequence ATGAGCAGCGTTGCAGCAAAAAAAGGCGAGGCCGGAGGGGCAAAAATCACGCGCGAAGTCGTGATCCTCAATAAACTCGGCATGCACGCCCGCCCTGCGGCGATGTTCGTCCGTGTTGCCAACAAATTCAGCGCCGATCTCATCGTCGAAAAGGACGGCGAAGAGGTGAACGGCAAGAGCATCATGGGCCTCATGCTCCTCGCCGCCGGTTGCGGCTCCCGCCTGAAGCTGACTGCCGTCGGCGACGACGCCGCCAACGCCCTCAAGGATATCGAGGAAATTATTTCTCGCAAATTCGACGAGGAGTAA
- the hprK gene encoding HPr(Ser) kinase/phosphatase: MAPSASRKGSGSSSGNQGKSGKSGKSDKPTPLTKSQIPQVTVGQFYTQHADTLQLKLLAGAGGLQRFIREGSVNRPGLGLAGYFKYFASNRVQVIGSSETSYLKSLPQEEGRERIREMFRHGIPCLMLARDIKPPKMILEEAESAEISVFQSPLTTMRLINAATICLEIDFAPQATQHGSMVDIQGIGILIRGKSGVGKSECVLSLLDRGHSLVADDITRIRCLENRELVGTSTEITRFHMEVRGIGIINVANLFGVRGIRLEKRLDLVVTLAEWTPELEIDRIGLDQDYYEILQIKVPHVTIPVRPGRDLATLVEVAACDQKLRSMGQNSALEFNERLLAVMRNREK, from the coding sequence ATGGCACCATCGGCTTCCCGCAAGGGTTCGGGCTCCTCTTCGGGGAACCAGGGGAAATCAGGAAAATCGGGGAAATCGGACAAACCGACCCCCCTCACGAAAAGCCAGATCCCCCAGGTCACCGTCGGCCAATTCTACACCCAGCACGCGGACACGCTGCAGCTGAAGCTCCTCGCCGGCGCGGGCGGCCTCCAGCGTTTCATCCGCGAGGGATCGGTGAACCGTCCCGGCCTCGGCCTCGCCGGTTATTTCAAGTATTTCGCGAGCAACCGCGTCCAGGTCATCGGCAGCAGCGAGACCTCCTATCTGAAGTCCCTCCCGCAGGAGGAGGGACGCGAGCGGATCCGCGAGATGTTCCGCCACGGCATCCCCTGCCTCATGCTGGCGCGGGACATCAAGCCGCCGAAGATGATCCTCGAGGAGGCCGAGTCGGCCGAAATCTCGGTCTTCCAGAGCCCGCTGACGACGATGCGCCTCATCAACGCGGCGACGATCTGCCTCGAGATCGATTTCGCCCCCCAGGCGACGCAGCACGGCAGCATGGTCGACATCCAGGGCATCGGCATCCTGATCCGGGGCAAGAGCGGCGTCGGCAAGAGCGAGTGCGTCCTCTCCCTCCTCGATCGCGGCCACAGCCTCGTGGCCGACGATATCACCCGCATCCGGTGCCTCGAAAACCGCGAACTGGTCGGCACCTCGACGGAGATCACCCGCTTCCATATGGAAGTGCGCGGGATCGGGATCATCAATGTTGCTAATTTATTCGGGGTGAGAGGGATACGTCTTGAGAAGCGCCTCGACCTCGTGGTGACCCTGGCCGAGTGGACGCCGGAGCTGGAGATCGACCGGATCGGCCTCGACCAGGACTACTATGAAATCTTGCAAATCAAAGTACCCCATGTCACCATCCCTGTGAGGCCGGGAAGGGATCTGGCGACGCTGGTCGAAGTCGCCGCGTGCGACCAGAAATTGCGTAGCATGGGCCAAAATTCGGCCTTGGAATTTAACGAGCGGCTGCTCGCGGTGATGCGGAACCGGGAAAAGTAA
- a CDS encoding anthranilate synthase component I family protein, whose amino-acid sequence MPSDFFSLNSWNVPGVLYQGANPVEVIEGEAADWPRLREALARAASRNPHGSRADRPHPAGGAVGCFRYDGSFRFGIYPEIEVVPAAENNPQWKARRGLFPAGAALPTDWVSDLDAEAFAARVRTAQEYIAQGDIYQINLTHRFRTPFRGNPYLLFECLMERSPAPGAAFLESGDASILCASPELFLRLDGRRIVTKPIKGTRPRDRDPLRDRQLAYELITDPKEQAELVMITDLERNDLGRICEYGTVSVTDLLRLESYPQVYHLVSTVEGLVREGVDPIAAISACFPGGSITGAPKRRAMEIIAELEPVPRGLYTGAIGWIGFNGDAAFSMAIRTMIHEGEGLQFHVGSGITADSDPLREYEETLHKSRGLRLAVEAYHERLAQADAPGSRNNSLATRR is encoded by the coding sequence ATGCCTTCCGACTTCTTCTCCCTCAACTCCTGGAACGTCCCCGGCGTTCTCTACCAGGGAGCCAATCCGGTCGAGGTGATCGAGGGGGAGGCCGCCGATTGGCCGCGCCTGCGGGAGGCCCTCGCCCGGGCGGCCTCGCGGAACCCCCACGGCAGCCGGGCCGACCGGCCCCATCCGGCGGGCGGCGCCGTCGGCTGCTTCCGCTACGACGGCTCCTTCCGCTTCGGCATCTATCCCGAGATCGAGGTCGTCCCCGCCGCGGAGAACAATCCCCAATGGAAGGCCCGCCGGGGCCTCTTCCCCGCCGGGGCGGCGCTGCCGACGGACTGGGTTTCCGACCTCGACGCGGAGGCCTTCGCCGCCCGGGTGCGGACGGCCCAGGAATACATCGCGCAGGGGGACATCTACCAGATCAACCTCACCCACCGCTTCCGCACCCCTTTCCGGGGGAATCCCTACCTGCTCTTCGAGTGCCTCATGGAGCGGAGCCCCGCCCCCGGCGCGGCCTTCCTCGAATCGGGCGACGCCTCGATCCTCTGCGCCTCGCCCGAGCTCTTCCTCCGCCTCGACGGCCGCCGCATCGTCACGAAGCCGATCAAGGGGACCCGTCCCCGGGACCGCGATCCCTTGCGCGACCGGCAGCTCGCCTACGAGCTGATCACCGACCCGAAGGAACAGGCCGAGCTCGTCATGATCACCGATCTGGAGCGCAACGACCTCGGCCGGATCTGCGAGTACGGGACCGTCTCGGTCACCGATCTCCTCCGGCTGGAAAGCTATCCGCAGGTCTACCACCTCGTCTCGACCGTCGAGGGACTGGTGCGCGAGGGGGTCGACCCGATCGCGGCGATCTCCGCCTGCTTCCCCGGCGGCTCGATCACCGGCGCGCCGAAGCGGCGGGCGATGGAAATCATCGCCGAGCTGGAACCGGTGCCGCGCGGCCTCTACACCGGGGCGATCGGCTGGATCGGCTTCAACGGGGACGCCGCCTTCTCCATGGCGATCCGCACCATGATCCACGAGGGGGAGGGGCTCCAGTTCCACGTCGGCAGCGGCATCACCGCCGATTCCGATCCCCTCCGCGAATACGAGGAGACGCTCCACAAGTCGCGCGGCCTCCGCCTCGCCGTCGAGGCCTACCACGAGCGGCTGGCCCAGGCCGACGCGCCGGGCTCCCGCAATAATAGTCTGGCCACGCGGCGATAA
- a CDS encoding pitrilysin family protein, whose product MGMVFQSTLSAGGIPVVVSEMTQVESVCVGLWFPVGSRHEAARLSGALHFIEHLFFKGTKRRTARQISEAVEGVGGYLNAFTSEEMTCYHAAAPASRLALLFDVLLDMVDGSLFAPEEVERERGVILEEIKMYDDQPSQLVQERLNALLWPGSALGRPITGTRASVSRLSRADLVGCRERYCAPSRMTVTVAGRTTLPEVLSHLGRRKGGGAAARFSLPASALFKPGGKAEAMASRVSALEKGIEQTHIALGFRGGSRHDPSRYAAKMLSVIVGENMSSRLFQRIRERHGLAYSIASQISYYHDTGSFSVLAGVENEKTERALGLILQTLAEIVAKPPSAAELRRARDYVVGQTYMGLESTSNQMMWAGEGMIGYGKVLTPREVEARIAAVTREEVQQVAASLFVPRNLAIASVGPGVTKEALAKLAASVPSR is encoded by the coding sequence ATGGGCATGGTCTTCCAGTCGACCCTCTCGGCGGGCGGCATCCCGGTCGTCGTCTCCGAGATGACCCAGGTGGAGAGCGTCTGCGTCGGCCTCTGGTTCCCCGTCGGCAGCCGCCACGAGGCGGCCCGCCTTTCCGGCGCCCTCCACTTCATCGAGCACCTCTTCTTCAAGGGGACAAAGCGGCGCACCGCGCGCCAGATCTCCGAGGCGGTCGAGGGGGTCGGCGGGTACCTCAACGCCTTCACCTCGGAGGAGATGACCTGCTACCACGCCGCCGCCCCGGCCTCCCGCCTGGCGCTCCTCTTCGACGTCCTCCTCGACATGGTCGACGGCTCCCTCTTCGCCCCGGAGGAGGTCGAGCGCGAGCGCGGCGTGATCCTCGAGGAGATCAAGATGTATGACGACCAGCCCTCGCAGCTGGTCCAGGAGCGGCTCAATGCCCTCCTCTGGCCCGGGAGCGCCCTCGGACGGCCGATCACCGGGACGCGGGCCTCGGTCTCCCGCCTCTCCCGGGCCGACCTCGTCGGCTGCCGGGAGCGGTACTGCGCCCCCTCCCGGATGACGGTGACCGTCGCCGGACGGACGACGCTGCCCGAGGTCCTCTCCCACCTCGGCAGGCGGAAGGGCGGTGGCGCGGCGGCCCGCTTCTCCCTGCCCGCCAGCGCGCTGTTCAAGCCGGGCGGCAAGGCAGAGGCGATGGCTTCCCGCGTCTCGGCGCTCGAGAAGGGGATCGAGCAGACCCACATCGCCCTCGGCTTCCGGGGCGGCTCCCGCCACGATCCCTCCCGCTATGCGGCGAAGATGCTCTCCGTCATCGTCGGGGAGAACATGAGCTCGCGGCTCTTCCAGCGGATCCGGGAGCGCCACGGCCTCGCCTACTCGATCGCCAGCCAGATTTCCTATTATCATGACACGGGGAGCTTCTCCGTCCTCGCCGGGGTCGAGAACGAGAAGACCGAGCGGGCCCTGGGCCTCATCCTCCAGACCCTCGCCGAGATCGTGGCGAAGCCTCCCTCCGCCGCCGAACTCCGCCGGGCGCGGGATTACGTCGTCGGGCAGACCTACATGGGCCTCGAGAGCACGTCCAACCAGATGATGTGGGCCGGGGAGGGGATGATCGGCTACGGGAAGGTCCTCACTCCCCGCGAGGTCGAGGCCCGGATCGCCGCGGTGACGCGGGAGGAAGTCCAGCAGGTCGCCGCCTCGCTCTTCGTGCCCCGGAACCTCGCCATCGCCTCGGTCGGCCCCGGCGTGACGAAGGAAGCGCTGGCGAAGCTGGCGGCCTCCGTTCCATCGCGGTAG